GACTGCAAATATGCTGTAATCTTTTAACCTCTAAAGTTTAGATTAGTTAAGTTTTCAATGTTAAAAAATCGCATAATCCTATCACTAAAGATGTTCTAGATTATCTTAGCGGTACTATTGCGCAAATACGCAAAAAAGAGAATTAGAGATTCTCCTAACTTGTTTACCTGATTTGTTTTCCAATTACATCATTTGCGGATACAAATGGTTTTTCTTTTTCAAGTTTTTCATCTATCTCAGGAATGTTTGTTGCTAATACACCTACTTCCCACCCTTTAAATTCTACAGGTCTGATAAATTCCCCATGAAAGTCTTTAGCATATTGTCTTGCAGACTCTTCTGTTGGGTACTCATCTACAGTTAGAATCTTTTTCTTAAGGTCTAACTCTCCCATTCGTAGGTCAGATTCTGTATTGAATAGTTTTAGTGCTTTAGGATTAAATCTGTATTTGTGATATTTTGTTTCTAAGCTTTCTTTTAGTTTCTTGTCGAATTCGTTGATTATGAATAATTTAGCATAGAAGTTTCGTAATGCAAATAATACTTTACGTATATCATCTCTGCTAGTTTTATTTTCTTTAACGAATGTAAACAATACATCTAAATCTTGTTCAGGACATTTGTTTACTATTTCCTTTATAGTTTCAAATGCAATATCGGCGGCAGATACTTTTGGTGCTTTCTTAAAGACTGTGATAAATTCTGATATTCTGTTTTGACTATATCCAAATCGTTTTCCAATATTAGCTTGTGTATATCCAACTTCTGTAAGTTCTGTGAAAAACATTGCTTCTTCTTGCCAATCGAAATCTTTACGATTTTTATTAGCTTCATAGGACATAATCATTAGTTCTGTTGGGTCAGTTTCTTCAGTCTCGATGTTGATTGGTATTTCATTTAGTCTGTTTAGTAATGATGCTTGTAGTCTTCGTTTACCATCTATTACTTCATATTTGAATCCTTCAAGTTTACCTGTATATGGTTTAACTAATATTGGTATTACAATACCTCTTTTACCAGCATTTACTCTTGCTTGCACATTTAATCCTAAATCTTCTGATTCTAGATTTTGTCTAGGGTTAAAATTTCCCATATAGATTTCTTCTGGGTTTGCCATTTCCATTTCTTTTTTCTTCTTCCATTTTTTGTTTGAAGCTGACTTGTTTTAATTTGTGAACTCCACAAATATTCCCGTCAACTTGAGTTACATTTAGCACAAATTGCCTAATAACATTTAGAACAATTTTTCAAATTCGAAATCTCAGTAAAAATTCAAGTCATAATTCTGGTCTCATGTAAAAACTCAAATCAATTCAGAAATGTTCATTCACCTTAAAGGTATCATCCTAATTCAATCGAACCTAAATTGTGGATGTTATTTTGTCTTAGACATTACTTTCTTTTCCTGAACAATTTCACTCCATCCATTTCTGTAACGCATTCAAATCCCATTTCGATAAGTGTGGATGCCTCTGCTACGGTTTTAGCTGTTTTACAAATGTAATCATCAGTATCCCACTTCACCAAGTGAGTGTAAACTAATGTGTTCTGAATGTTTACATGACCTAGTATCTGCTTTACGTATAAGATGTCCTTAGTTCTGTGATACTCCATTGTTGCTTTAAAATGTCTCAATGATTTCC
This is a stretch of genomic DNA from Candidatus Bathyarchaeum sp.. It encodes these proteins:
- a CDS encoding ParB/RepB/Spo0J family partition protein translates to MEMANPEEIYMGNFNPRQNLESEDLGLNVQARVNAGKRGIVIPILVKPYTGKLEGFKYEVIDGKRRLQASLLNRLNEIPINIETEETDPTELMIMSYEANKNRKDFDWQEEAMFFTELTEVGYTQANIGKRFGYSQNRISEFITVFKKAPKVSAADIAFETIKEIVNKCPEQDLDVLFTFVKENKTSRDDIRKVLFALRNFYAKLFIINEFDKKLKESLETKYHKYRFNPKALKLFNTESDLRMGELDLKKKILTVDEYPTEESARQYAKDFHGEFIRPVEFKGWEVGVLATNIPEIDEKLEKEKPFVSANDVIGKQIR